In a single window of the Xiphophorus couchianus chromosome 10, X_couchianus-1.0, whole genome shotgun sequence genome:
- the LOC114151945 gene encoding zinc finger protein Pegasus: MFFQIQRRKQKMEEIKTEPVDFVKEFQEYLTQQTQHVNMISGSVCGEKETTEPFHAVAPRCEHNVLDPPSVEVSLPMEDGSDIQVESLERTCDGKYKCSYCSYANKGMARLIEHIRIHTGEKPHRCQLCPFASAYERHLEAHMRSHTGEKPYKCDLCAFRCSDRSNLSHHRRRRHKLLPTRVARSPFANKRMLSSLQKRTGSLGFGRRLLINLSPPSVVLPRSDYFSEFSHKIHQLNGSEYKTPPKTDENESQSRGENGFRNSLDQLSALAGEDFEALAEPQSPASTDRQSLTDEKPILVEQVAVCSNGVQTSPPKESPTSGHKSYSPASGCGMDANINTWNGSVSNSLASTPTPAANAPSEEEQNLLHRCQHCDIRFSDNIIYTIHMGCHGYEHPFQCNICGHMCMDKYNFACHFARGQHKK, from the exons ATGTTCTTTCAGATTCAacggagaaaacaaaaaatggaggAGATAAAAACTGAGCCTGTGGATTTCGTGAAAGAGTTTCAGGAATACCTAACCCAGCAAACTCAGCATGTCAACATGATTTCGGGTTCTGTTTGTGGAGAAAAAGAGACAACGGAGCCGTTCCATGCCG TTGCCCCGAGATGTGAGCACAATGTCCTGGACCCTCCTTCTGTGGAGGTGAGCCTGCCAATGGAGGATGGATCAGATATACAAGTGGAGAGTCTGGAGAGAACTTGCGATGGGAAATACAAGTGCAGCTACTGCAGCTATGCTAACAAGGGCATGGCTCGTTTAATAGAGCACATACGCATCCACACAG GTGAAAAGCCTCACCGCTGCCAGCTGTGCCCGTTTGCTTCAGCATACGAGCGCCACCTGGAAGCGCACATGCGCTCCCACACGGGAGAGAAGCCCTACAAGTGTGACCTCTGCGCCTTCCGATGCAGCGACCGGAGCAACCTGTCACaccaccgccgccgccgccacaAGCTTCTGCCCACCAGAGTGGCCCGTTCCCCTTTCGCCAACAAGAGGATGCTGAGCTCTTTGCAGAAGAGGACGGGCTCTCTTGGATTCGGTCGACGGCTCCTGATCAATCTCAGCCCTCCCTCAGTCGTCTTGCCCAGGTCCGACTATTTTAGCGAGTTTTCACACAAAATCCACCAGTTGAATGGCAGCGAATACAAAACGCCCCCTAAGACTGATGAGAACGAGAGCCAGAGCCGGGGTGAAAACGGCTTTAGAAACTCGCTGGATCAGCTTTCTGCTCTTGCGGGAGAGGACTTTGAGGCTCTCGCTGAGCCTCAAAGTCCTGCGTCCACCGACAGGCAGTCCTTAACGGACGAAAAACCGATCCTGGTGGAGCAGGTGGCAGTCTGCTCCAACGGCGTGCAGACGTCTCCGCCTAAAGAATCCCCCACCTCAGGTCATAAAAGCTACAGTCCTGCATCTGGCTGTGGCATGGATGCTAACATCAACACTTGGAATGGCAGTGTTAGCAACAGCCTGGCGAGCACACCAACGCCCGCTGCAAATGCTCCAAGCGAAGAAGAGCAAAACCTTTTGCACAGATGCCAGCATTGTGATATCCGCTTTTCTGATAACATAATCTATACCATTCACATGGGCTGCCACGGCTACGAACATCCATTCCAATGCAACATCTGTGGTCATATGTGCATGGACAAATACAATTTTGCGTGCCATTTTGCCCGTGGACAACATAAGAAGTGA
- the pstk gene encoding L-seryl-tRNA(Sec) kinase: MAEAAQWSPACLCVLCGLPAAGKSTLTRRIVGTAAERGWRAAVVSYDELIPEMAYYTDVEEDGLNLTDMHSNWKSYRQAVLQCIEQVLEQPEVVVELPSNPLINGAAWQPCVQALLQPKESHTDGTPLLFLLDDNFYYPSMRYEVYQLARKLSLGFCQVYLQCDLETCIRRNQSRPKPIPIKVIMEMEKRLEFPNPQKNPWESQSISLNSTNDVSKSDIQRVMELISVALDNPLSPAEDNSEQKEADRLKCATSVVHQADQACRRLISEAMKAARENQVPSEHMRVLAARLNECKVTFLHDLRKQFLQEVCFLQEEDIGVEQVVKNIFDDKKNEILSQFISNHKTM; the protein is encoded by the exons ATGGCCGAAGCTGCGCAATGGTCTCCGGCCTGTTTGTGCGTCCTCTGCGGACTGCCTGCCGCCGGGAAGTCAACGCTGACCCGCAGGATTGTGGGTACCGCGGCGGAGCGCGGCTGGAGAGCAGCAGTCGTGTCCTACGACGAGCTGATCCCCGAGATGGCTTATTACACCGACGTGGAGGAGGATGGTCTCAATCTGACAGACATG CACTCTAATTGGAAGTCCTACAGACAAGCTGTGTTGCAGTGCATAGAGCAGGTCTTGGAGCAGCCTGAAGTGGTGGTAGAGTTGCCAAGCAACCCTCTCATCAATGGAGCTGCATGGCAACCATGTGTTCAAGCTCTACTGCAGCCTAAAGAGTCGCACACTGACGGGACGCCACTGCTCTTTCTTTTAGATGACAACTTCTACTACCCAAGCATGAGATACGAAGTGTACCAACTTGCAAGAAAGC TGTCGCTGGGATTCTGCCAGGTGTATCTGCAGTGTGATTTAGAGACCTGCATCAGGAGGAACCAAAGCAGACCTAAGCCCATTCCCATCAAAGTGATCATGGAGATGGAGAAGCGTTTGGAATTTCCAAATCCACAAAAGAACCCATGGGAATCCCAAAGCATCTCGCTCAACTCGACAAACGACGTGTCCAAGTCCGACAT CCAGAGAGTAATGGAATTGATCTCTGTGGCATTAGACAATCCATTGAGCCCAGCTGAAGACAACAGCGAACAAAAG GAAGCTGATCGTCTCAAGTGCGCCACCAGTGTGGTCCACCAGGCTGATCAGGCCTGTCGACGTCTGATATCGGAGGCTATGAAGGCTGCCAGAG AAAATCAAGTCCCTTCTGAACACATGCGGGTTCTGGCTGCTCGGCTGAACGAATGCAAAGTGACTTTCCTTCACGACTTGCGGAAACAGTTCCTGCAGGAGGTGTGTTTCCTTCAAGAGGAGGACATCGGTGTGGAGCAGGTGGTGAAGAATATTTTTGATGACAAAAAGAATGAAATCCTGTCACAGTTTATAAGCAACCACAAAACAATGTGA